One Actinoplanes missouriensis 431 DNA segment encodes these proteins:
- a CDS encoding peptidylprolyl isomerase, producing MSSIKDRQRAAARARLEKEMAERATAARKRRRNRAVIGSALAVVVIAGVAFVLVNTLKSDEEAGDPTVAAAGTVSCNWTPADESTGGKVKDVGMPPATVPNTGTSTLTFDTNLGKISATIDLAKAPCTGASFKHLAEAKFLDNTKCHRLVNEDTFKVLQCGDPFASGKGYRETDGTGGPGYTMAEENLPTGSAKPYPAGSIAMANTGQPGSTGSQFFICSEDTQLSPNYTLLGTITSGLDIVKDVVKAGDDGAFDASAGGGHPKKELDIKTMTVS from the coding sequence GTGTCGTCGATCAAGGACAGGCAGCGCGCCGCGGCGCGGGCCCGCCTCGAGAAGGAGATGGCCGAACGGGCCACGGCCGCGCGCAAGCGCCGCCGCAACCGGGCGGTCATCGGTTCCGCCCTCGCGGTGGTGGTCATCGCCGGCGTGGCGTTCGTCCTCGTCAACACGCTGAAGTCCGACGAGGAGGCCGGCGACCCGACGGTCGCCGCCGCCGGCACGGTCTCCTGCAACTGGACCCCGGCGGACGAGTCCACCGGCGGCAAGGTCAAGGACGTCGGCATGCCGCCGGCCACGGTTCCGAACACCGGCACCAGCACGCTGACCTTCGACACCAACCTCGGCAAGATCTCGGCGACGATCGACCTGGCCAAGGCGCCGTGCACCGGGGCAAGCTTCAAGCACCTCGCCGAGGCGAAGTTCCTCGACAACACCAAGTGCCACCGGCTGGTCAACGAGGACACGTTCAAGGTCCTGCAGTGCGGCGACCCGTTCGCCTCCGGCAAGGGCTACCGCGAGACCGACGGCACCGGCGGCCCGGGCTACACGATGGCCGAGGAGAACCTGCCGACCGGCTCGGCGAAGCCGTACCCGGCGGGCTCCATCGCCATGGCGAACACCGGCCAGCCCGGCAGCACCGGCAGCCAGTTCTTCATCTGCTCGGAGGACACCCAGCTGTCCCCGAACTACACGCTCCTCGGCACCATCACGAGCGGACTGGACATCGTGAAGGACGTCGTGAAGGCCGGCGATGACGGCGCGTTCGACGCTTCCGCGGGTGGCGGGCACCCGAAGAAGGAGCTCGACATCAAGACGATGACGGTGTCGTAG